In Fluviicola taffensis DSM 16823, the following are encoded in one genomic region:
- a CDS encoding antibiotic biosynthesis monooxygenase, with protein MSVHVAITRKVLPGKEEEFKEALRRFLSESFAHDGVHGASMITSLSETNEGEIGILRTFKNKEERDAFYNSEQFQKWETYASTLTEEPIYRDLTGLEAWFRSPVAPPRIKMALVTLCGVFPTSLLLYFAVSPLIKDLPVIVRLFVNAALMVILLTWLIMPFLTKLFKKWLKG; from the coding sequence ATGTCTGTACATGTTGCAATAACCCGAAAAGTCTTACCAGGAAAAGAAGAGGAGTTTAAGGAAGCACTCCGTCGTTTTTTGAGTGAATCATTTGCGCACGATGGAGTTCATGGAGCCAGTATGATTACGTCTTTATCGGAAACGAATGAGGGTGAAATAGGAATTTTAAGAACCTTCAAGAACAAAGAGGAGCGGGATGCCTTTTACAACTCGGAGCAATTTCAAAAATGGGAAACTTATGCTTCTACACTTACAGAAGAACCCATTTATCGTGATTTAACAGGATTGGAAGCTTGGTTTCGTTCTCCAGTAGCACCACCAAGAATCAAAATGGCTTTAGTGACTTTGTGTGGTGTTTTCCCTACTAGTTTGTTGCTTTATTTCGCTGTTAGTCCATTGATAAAAGATTTACCAGTAATTGTTCGACTTTTTGTCAACGCTGCATTGATGGTCATACTCCTGACATGGCTGATTATGCCTTTCTTGACCAAGCTATTTAAGAAGTGGTTGAAGGGGTGA
- a CDS encoding ATP-binding protein, whose translation MRIFVFSFLVLSMLVFPQGVSAKQEPTDSLRSLIETTIGKRKGELNLELANLLLAENPDSSIYYGSKARAIGKEENDHVLIIRSYSVTGEAYQRQNKLKEAIASYLKGLELAEKYKEKSLAGTIYNGIGVCYFYLNDVKKAEQYMKRAARAKKDANDYQYYALIAINLAGLQIMNQSFDESVLTLKEAEKTLLKKKQDQYLATVYNSLGAAYQSVKPDSCVYYYELSLKYSTKHKDYLTKMNAYQNLGDYYFDRKEYSRAIDYMKLAIATNEKRPEDSYKPSLYQRISALYDSIGDFKHAYSYKKLETEARQRVFSVEKQKQIEELEIKYQSEKKEKEIQQNKQELERKNNQQNILVFCAVSLFLVAGFITYLIFQRKRIERQFEKEKLRLFENIFHEIRTPLTLIDGPIQVMKLDTAYPEELVLMERNSKKLINLVNELLDASKLGKGSYQLDYTNGNLIEFIENVIETFSGEAKIKAIQINYQPNELEAHYSFPSNALEKILSNLIGNAVKYCPAKSVISVSSEIKGNKLQLKVADDGPGIPKKDQKKVFRRFFRGKHTSDLTGTGIGLSLVKELIELTGGMIELQSSGVGTEFRMEIPVGKKQNEEVSHSLSTLAKNEDLPVLLLVEDDADMAAFSMSVLKEEFNIIHAKNGSEGLDLIRENLPDIVLSDVMMPEKDGIELLHDIRSDELTNHLPFVLFSAKASLESRLEGLQHGADAYVSKPFSPEELKLTILNLFSTVQRNKEAYNASILSEKTFEERVRSRNSYVNKVIECIVRHMDDSDYSVNELSNDMAVSRSQLHRKLSALTGFSTTNFIRMIRLEKAKDLLLNGDGNITEIAYKCGFSSQSYFTKSFTEHFGKSPSQIL comes from the coding sequence ATGAGGATTTTTGTTTTTTCTTTCCTAGTTCTTTCGATGCTTGTGTTTCCGCAAGGTGTGTCGGCTAAACAAGAGCCTACTGATTCGCTGCGTTCGTTGATAGAGACTACAATTGGGAAGCGAAAAGGAGAACTCAACTTGGAACTTGCCAACCTGCTTTTGGCTGAAAACCCAGATTCAAGTATCTATTATGGAAGCAAAGCCCGCGCAATTGGCAAGGAAGAGAATGATCACGTATTGATTATTCGTTCGTATTCTGTGACAGGGGAGGCGTACCAACGACAAAACAAATTGAAGGAGGCAATTGCTTCGTACCTGAAAGGATTGGAACTGGCCGAGAAATACAAAGAGAAATCACTTGCCGGAACGATCTACAATGGAATAGGCGTTTGTTATTTCTACCTCAACGATGTGAAGAAGGCGGAACAATACATGAAACGAGCAGCACGGGCTAAGAAGGACGCAAATGATTATCAGTATTATGCGCTAATTGCGATCAACCTCGCTGGGTTGCAGATTATGAACCAATCGTTTGATGAGTCGGTGCTTACGCTGAAGGAGGCTGAAAAAACGCTTTTGAAGAAGAAACAAGATCAATACCTAGCAACGGTTTACAATTCTCTTGGAGCCGCTTATCAAAGTGTAAAGCCAGATTCCTGTGTGTATTATTACGAACTTAGTCTTAAATATTCAACCAAGCATAAAGATTATTTGACGAAGATGAATGCATACCAAAATTTGGGCGATTATTATTTCGATCGAAAGGAATATTCCAGAGCAATTGACTATATGAAACTGGCGATTGCAACGAACGAAAAGCGTCCAGAGGATTCCTACAAACCTTCGCTTTATCAACGTATCAGCGCTTTGTATGACTCAATAGGAGATTTTAAGCATGCTTACAGCTATAAGAAATTGGAGACGGAAGCACGTCAGCGTGTTTTTTCGGTTGAGAAGCAAAAACAGATTGAAGAACTGGAAATCAAATACCAAAGCGAGAAGAAGGAAAAAGAAATTCAGCAGAACAAGCAGGAATTGGAACGCAAGAACAATCAGCAAAACATCCTTGTTTTTTGTGCTGTTTCATTGTTTCTTGTTGCAGGATTTATTACCTACCTCATTTTCCAGCGAAAACGAATCGAACGCCAATTTGAGAAGGAGAAATTACGTTTGTTTGAGAATATTTTCCACGAGATCCGTACTCCTTTGACTTTAATCGATGGGCCAATCCAAGTAATGAAGTTAGATACTGCTTATCCAGAGGAATTGGTGTTGATGGAACGCAATTCGAAAAAACTCATTAATCTAGTGAATGAGTTGTTGGATGCATCGAAACTCGGAAAAGGAAGTTATCAATTGGATTATACGAATGGAAATTTGATCGAATTCATCGAAAATGTGATTGAGACCTTTTCTGGTGAAGCAAAAATCAAAGCAATTCAAATCAATTATCAGCCTAATGAGTTAGAAGCACATTATTCTTTTCCTTCCAATGCATTGGAGAAAATACTTTCAAACCTGATTGGCAATGCGGTGAAATATTGCCCTGCGAAATCAGTGATCTCAGTTAGTTCGGAAATCAAAGGAAACAAATTACAGCTGAAAGTAGCAGATGATGGTCCTGGAATTCCAAAAAAAGATCAGAAAAAGGTATTCCGTCGTTTTTTTAGAGGAAAACACACGAGTGACCTCACGGGAACAGGAATTGGTTTGTCATTAGTGAAAGAACTGATTGAGCTGACCGGAGGAATGATTGAGTTGCAGAGTAGCGGAGTTGGTACGGAGTTCAGGATGGAGATTCCCGTTGGCAAGAAACAAAATGAAGAAGTCTCACACTCACTCTCCACCTTGGCAAAAAATGAAGATCTTCCAGTATTGCTGCTGGTCGAAGATGACGCTGACATGGCGGCATTCAGTATGTCAGTATTGAAAGAGGAGTTTAATATTATTCATGCTAAAAATGGAAGTGAGGGCTTGGATCTAATCCGTGAAAATTTGCCAGATATTGTGCTTTCGGATGTGATGATGCCCGAGAAGGATGGAATTGAACTGTTACATGACATTCGTTCGGATGAATTGACAAATCACCTTCCGTTTGTCTTGTTCTCTGCAAAAGCTTCATTGGAAAGTCGTTTAGAAGGATTACAGCATGGTGCAGACGCCTATGTTTCCAAGCCCTTTTCGCCAGAGGAGCTAAAACTCACAATACTTAACCTATTCAGTACTGTTCAGCGCAACAAAGAAGCTTACAACGCATCGATTCTTTCTGAAAAAACTTTTGAAGAGCGGGTGAGGAGTCGGAATTCCTATGTGAATAAAGTCATTGAATGTATTGTCCGTCACATGGATGATTCTGACTATTCTGTGAATGAACTTTCAAATGATATGGCTGTCAGTAGGAGTCAGCTTCATCGAAAATTATCCGCTTTGACAGGTTTTTCGACGACCAATTTTATCCGCATGATCCGTTTGGAAAAAGCCAAAGATCTGTTGTTGAATGGAGACGGGAATATCACTGAAATTGCCTACAAATGTGGTTTCAGTAGCCAGTCATATTTCACTAAATCCTTTACGGAACACTTTGGGAAAAGTCCTAGTCAAATCCTTTGA
- a CDS encoding T9SS type A sorting domain-containing protein, with protein sequence METGISLKLPTNVVSVASHISLNPLRNTLGKVLVKSFESIHFTRDATIVHGYTTSVHVIGICTHYLCEVININMTRFSLSFIFIASIFTAFGQNECVNAVSLTPNTTCINTTGSFSGMTISSTAPFCAASATQDVWYTFIATDATMSITLGSVSGLNHGFELIQGGCGGTSLQCINASSSSFGENYFNNNFVPGQLYTIRVFNAGVVSNASFSICVRKYPSPANDLCANATILTPNTNCVTTTGTFSGAMFDGGTPSCASGASQDVWYRFTATDSTMSISLTAESGLNHGFEVIQASCGGSVLLCVNSSSSGFGESYFNNNFIPGQVYYVRVFNVSGSLTTSSFDICVRKFPVPVNDQCVNATVLTPNTTCIITTGTFSGAMMNGGAPSCAPGSTQDLWYRFTATDSTMSISLTAESGLNHGFELLQGSCNGPVLQCVNSSSSGFGESYFNNNFIPGQVYYVRVFNVLSLNTASFGICVRKFPVPVNDQCVNATVLTPNTTCIITTGTFSGAMMNGGAPSCAPGSTQDLWYRFTATDSTMSISLTAESGLNHGFELLQGSCNGPVLQCVNSSSSGFGESYFNNDFIPGQVYYVRVFNVLSLNTASFGICVRKFPVPVNDQCVNATVLTPNTTCIITTGTFSGAMMNGGAPSCAPGSTQDLWYRFTATDSTMSISLTAESGLNHGFELLQGSCNGPVLQCVNSSSSGFGESYFNNNFIPGQVYYVRVFNVLSLNTASFGICIRKYPSPVNDQCVNATVLTPNTTCIITTGTFSGAMMNGGAPSCAPGSTQDLWYRFTATDSTMSISLTAESGLNHGFELLQGSCNGPVLQCVNSSSSGFGESYFNNNFIPGQVYYVRVFNVFSLSTTSFGICIRKYPSPVNDQCANATELTPNNTCSNISGTFSGAMMNGNTPSCGSATFQDIWYRFTATAASMTVQLSAVSGLNHGFQVFEGSCTGTEILCRNQNGSGFAESYTFTTLTIGQTYYIRVLNVGAALNTSSFSICLVGPPPSACTPTVAIHTTTTTICQGESVTFSATPTYGGTAPSYQWKINGSNVGTNNPSYTSTTLANGNSITCVMVSNATCASPTTATSNAIVMSVTPAVSPTFTVIPAICSGGSFTLPTTSNNAITGFWTPAINNTATTTYTFIPDGGQCANTATMSVLVNNNTIPVFNQVGTICSGDLFTLFTTSDNGITGTWSPAINNMATTTYTFTPNAGQCATTTTMTVTVNSSSTIPVFNQIPAICAGELVILPTTSTNGITGTWSPAINNMVTTTYTFTPNVGQCATTISMTVIVNNNVTPAFTAISPICSGGAIALPAISNNGISGTWSPSVNNTATTIYTFTPTSGQCVQSVTMTVVVNSVNTSVTNQGNTITALATAATYHWIDCATNQTINGATNVSFTPTQNGSYAVIVTQNGCSDTSNCIAITTLGLEALTQSSWRIYPNPASEQLFIDVNEVTEIILVDLTGKTIQRVTLNSGHNLISLIGLSSGVYFIRSESGAIEKFVKE encoded by the coding sequence ATGGAGACGGGAATATCACTGAAATTGCCTACAAATGTGGTTTCAGTAGCCAGTCATATTTCACTAAATCCTTTACGGAACACTTTGGGAAAAGTCCTAGTCAAATCCTTTGAAAGTATTCATTTTACTAGAGATGCAACAATAGTACATGGATATACAACATCCGTGCACGTCATTGGAATATGCACACATTACCTTTGCGAAGTAATCAATATCAATATGACAAGATTCTCTCTCTCTTTTATTTTTATCGCATCAATCTTTACTGCTTTTGGTCAGAATGAATGTGTGAATGCGGTGTCTTTAACGCCGAACACCACGTGTATAAATACTACGGGCTCATTCAGCGGAATGACGATTAGTAGTACAGCCCCGTTTTGTGCGGCTTCTGCAACTCAGGATGTGTGGTATACATTTATCGCGACAGATGCGACTATGAGTATCACACTTGGTTCTGTTTCCGGTCTGAACCATGGATTTGAATTGATTCAGGGTGGTTGTGGCGGAACAAGTTTGCAATGTATCAATGCTTCTAGCAGTAGTTTTGGTGAAAATTATTTCAATAACAATTTTGTTCCTGGACAGCTGTATACTATTCGTGTTTTCAATGCTGGTGTTGTAAGTAATGCTTCTTTTAGTATCTGTGTAAGAAAATACCCAAGTCCAGCGAACGATTTGTGTGCAAATGCCACAATTTTAACACCAAATACTAATTGCGTTACTACAACTGGTACTTTCAGTGGTGCAATGTTTGATGGAGGTACGCCTTCCTGTGCATCGGGCGCGAGCCAAGATGTATGGTACCGTTTTACCGCAACAGATTCTACCATGAGTATTTCACTAACCGCAGAATCAGGATTAAATCATGGTTTTGAAGTAATCCAAGCTAGCTGTGGCGGAAGCGTCTTATTATGTGTGAATAGTTCAAGCAGTGGTTTCGGAGAAAGCTACTTTAACAATAACTTTATTCCGGGACAGGTTTATTACGTTCGCGTTTTCAATGTGTCAGGTTCATTAACTACCTCTTCTTTCGATATTTGCGTGCGGAAATTTCCAGTGCCTGTCAATGACCAATGTGTGAATGCAACAGTTTTGACACCGAATACAACTTGTATTATTACAACTGGAACATTCAGCGGAGCAATGATGAATGGAGGAGCACCTTCTTGCGCACCAGGAAGTACTCAGGATCTTTGGTACCGCTTCACTGCAACTGATTCAACGATGAGTATTTCACTAACCGCAGAATCAGGATTAAACCATGGTTTTGAATTGCTCCAAGGTTCGTGTAACGGTCCAGTTTTACAATGTGTAAATAGTTCAAGTAGTGGGTTTGGCGAAAGTTACTTCAACAATAATTTTATTCCTGGACAGGTTTATTATGTACGCGTATTCAATGTACTAAGTTTAAATACTGCTTCTTTTGGGATTTGCGTGCGGAAATTTCCAGTGCCTGTCAATGACCAATGTGTGAATGCAACAGTTTTGACTCCAAATACAACTTGTATTATTACAACTGGAACATTCAGCGGAGCAATGATGAATGGAGGAGCACCTTCTTGCGCACCAGGAAGTACTCAGGATCTTTGGTACCGCTTCACTGCAACTGATTCAACGATGAGTATTTCACTAACCGCAGAATCAGGATTAAACCATGGTTTTGAATTGCTCCAAGGTTCGTGTAACGGTCCAGTTTTACAGTGTGTGAATAGTTCAAGCAGTGGGTTTGGCGAAAGCTACTTCAACAATGATTTTATCCCTGGACAGGTTTATTATGTGCGCGTATTCAATGTGCTAAGTTTAAATACTGCTTCTTTTGGGATTTGCGTGCGGAAATTTCCAGTGCCTGTCAATGACCAATGTGTGAATGCAACAGTTTTGACACCGAATACAACTTGTATTATTACAACTGGAACATTCAGCGGAGCAATGATGAATGGAGGAGCACCTTCTTGCGCGCCAGGAAGTACTCAGGATCTTTGGTACCGCTTCACTGCGACTGATTCAACGATGAGTATTTCATTAACCGCAGAATCAGGATTAAACCATGGTTTTGAATTGCTCCAAGGTTCGTGTAACGGTCCAGTTTTACAATGTGTGAATAGTTCAAGTAGTGGTTTTGGAGAAAGTTACTTCAACAATAATTTTATTCCTGGACAAGTTTATTATGTACGCGTATTCAATGTGCTAAGTTTAAATACTGCTTCTTTTGGGATTTGTATTAGAAAGTACCCATCTCCTGTCAATGACCAATGTGTGAATGCAACAGTTTTGACACCGAATACAACTTGTATTATTACAACTGGAACATTCAGCGGAGCAATGATGAATGGAGGAGCACCTTCTTGCGCACCAGGAAGTACTCAGGATCTTTGGTACCGCTTCACTGCGACTGATTCAACGATGAGTATTTCACTAACCGCGGAATCAGGATTAAACCATGGTTTTGAATTGCTCCAAGGTTCGTGTAACGGTCCAGTTTTACAATGTGTAAATAGTTCAAGCAGTGGGTTTGGCGAAAGTTACTTCAACAATAATTTTATTCCTGGACAGGTTTATTATGTACGCGTATTCAATGTTTTTAGCTTAAGTACGACCTCTTTCGGAATTTGTATCAGAAAATATCCCTCTCCTGTAAATGATCAATGTGCCAATGCAACAGAATTGACTCCAAATAATACCTGCAGCAATATTTCAGGAACATTCAGTGGGGCTATGATGAATGGAAATACTCCTTCTTGTGGATCAGCAACTTTCCAGGATATTTGGTACCGTTTTACAGCGACGGCTGCAAGCATGACGGTTCAGTTGAGTGCTGTTTCTGGATTGAATCATGGTTTTCAGGTGTTTGAAGGAAGCTGCACCGGAACAGAAATTCTTTGCCGTAACCAAAACGGATCAGGATTCGCAGAATCTTATACATTCACTACTTTAACTATCGGTCAAACGTATTACATCCGAGTGCTTAATGTTGGTGCTGCTTTGAATACGAGCAGTTTCAGTATTTGTCTGGTCGGTCCGCCTCCAAGTGCATGTACCCCGACAGTAGCAATTCATACAACGACAACTACTATTTGTCAGGGAGAAAGCGTGACTTTCAGCGCAACACCGACTTATGGAGGAACAGCGCCTTCTTACCAGTGGAAGATTAACGGATCAAATGTGGGTACAAATAATCCGTCTTATACGAGTACAACACTTGCAAATGGAAACAGCATAACATGTGTAATGGTCAGTAATGCAACTTGTGCTTCTCCAACGACAGCAACGAGTAATGCGATTGTGATGTCAGTAACACCGGCTGTATCACCTACGTTTACTGTAATTCCTGCAATTTGTTCAGGAGGTTCATTTACACTTCCTACAACTTCGAATAATGCAATTACAGGTTTTTGGACTCCAGCAATAAACAATACAGCAACAACAACCTATACGTTTATACCTGACGGTGGACAATGTGCAAATACTGCAACGATGAGTGTTCTGGTGAACAATAACACGATCCCTGTATTCAATCAAGTTGGTACAATTTGTTCAGGGGACTTATTTACACTTTTCACAACTTCTGATAATGGAATCACTGGAACATGGAGTCCAGCGATTAATAATATGGCAACAACAACCTATACTTTTACCCCGAATGCAGGACAATGCGCAACGACAACTACGATGACTGTGACTGTAAATAGTAGTTCGACAATACCAGTATTTAATCAAATTCCAGCTATTTGTGCAGGAGAACTAGTTATTCTTCCGACCACTTCAACTAATGGAATCACTGGAACATGGAGTCCAGCGATTAATAATATGGTAACAACAACCTATACCTTTACCCCGAATGTTGGTCAATGTGCAACAACTATCTCAATGACGGTAATAGTAAATAATAATGTGACGCCAGCCTTTACAGCCATTTCTCCAATTTGTTCTGGAGGAGCAATAGCGCTTCCAGCGATATCCAACAATGGAATCAGTGGGACATGGAGCCCATCTGTCAACAATACCGCAACGACAATTTATACGTTCACACCGACTTCCGGACAATGTGTTCAAAGCGTAACCATGACAGTTGTTGTTAACTCTGTCAATACATCTGTTACAAACCAAGGGAATACGATTACAGCATTAGCAACAGCAGCAACTTATCATTGGATTGATTGTGCAACGAATCAAACAATTAACGGGGCAACAAATGTATCATTCACTCCAACTCAAAATGGTTCTTACGCAGTAATTGTGACTCAAAATGGCTGTTCGGACACATCGAATTGCATTGCAATCACTACTTTGGGATTAGAAGCACTTACTCAATCCAGTTGGAGGATTTACCCCAATCCAGCAAGCGAGCAGTTGTTTATTGATGTGAATGAAGTAACAGAAATTATTCTTGTAGATTTGACAGGAAAAACAATACAGAGAGTAACTTTAAACTCAGGTCATAATTTGATCTCATTGATTGGATTAAGTTCAGGAGTTTATTTTATTCGATCTGAATCAGGGGCAATTGAGAAATTTGTAAAGGAATAG
- a CDS encoding helix-turn-helix domain-containing protein, whose protein sequence is MKFIKTLLFSCLSISSVIAQKDTDINRKFDSIYFATAVNTAAGDINKAIRIADSLHKHSKLAIHQLKALMLSSSLFQQKGDIKKSVQYAVKADSIAVKHKNYDWEARIAGFLSTQYRIMGLYEEGEEYLEKGKNVSHKIENEQMKKLYLGMIYQETAYYEIEYEQYKKAYKAAKSADDYFNQLVYSEQDRDYFLATNEQLLGRVCIGLNKWDEASEHYNKALGKLTKVTQENAMLSGFIYSGLGRVHLEKKEMTIAFENLLKAEEIVENSDYLELKIEVYKTLADYYQLSKDIVKYAKYNDKYVEALALSEKKKKESITDFVNTTKSKGKILAQNRNVLLIVSIVLSILIVLTFIWQRRSRKHERERFREVMSRMRQAQFEKEQEQTVIAVSERKDPNRKIMSDAIEAKILKDLKDFERGNKYTDKQISLPILAGMLKTNTKYLSHVLNTYLNKDFNTYINELRIKYIIEKIEQDERFKNYKLSVLAEECGFSSHSKFSAVFKAITGFSPSTFLAYLEESKSA, encoded by the coding sequence ATGAAATTTATTAAAACACTTCTATTTAGTTGTTTGTCAATAAGCAGTGTGATTGCTCAAAAAGACACCGATATCAATCGTAAATTTGATAGTATTTATTTTGCAACAGCAGTAAATACTGCTGCGGGAGACATCAATAAGGCGATCAGGATTGCAGATTCATTGCATAAGCATTCAAAATTGGCTATTCATCAATTGAAAGCTTTAATGCTTTCTTCCTCTTTATTTCAGCAAAAAGGAGATATTAAAAAATCGGTTCAATATGCAGTAAAGGCAGATTCTATTGCTGTCAAGCACAAGAATTATGATTGGGAAGCAAGGATAGCTGGCTTCTTATCTACGCAATACCGAATAATGGGATTGTATGAAGAAGGCGAGGAATACCTTGAAAAAGGTAAAAATGTCAGTCATAAAATTGAAAATGAGCAGATGAAGAAGCTTTATCTTGGAATGATTTATCAGGAAACAGCTTATTATGAGATTGAATACGAGCAGTATAAAAAGGCATATAAAGCAGCCAAGAGTGCAGATGATTATTTTAATCAATTGGTTTACAGTGAACAAGACCGGGATTACTTTTTGGCTACCAATGAGCAGCTTCTCGGACGTGTTTGTATCGGCTTAAATAAATGGGATGAAGCTTCCGAACATTATAACAAAGCGCTCGGTAAACTGACAAAAGTGACTCAGGAAAATGCCATGCTAAGTGGATTCATTTACAGTGGATTGGGAAGAGTTCATCTGGAGAAGAAGGAGATGACCATTGCATTTGAAAATTTACTGAAAGCAGAGGAAATTGTTGAAAACTCAGATTATTTGGAACTAAAAATTGAAGTATACAAAACATTGGCCGATTATTATCAGCTTTCAAAAGACATTGTAAAGTATGCGAAATATAATGACAAGTATGTTGAAGCGCTTGCTCTAAGCGAAAAAAAGAAGAAAGAATCGATTACCGATTTTGTTAATACTACCAAATCAAAAGGAAAAATACTTGCACAGAATCGAAATGTGTTGTTGATTGTATCCATTGTACTGAGTATTTTAATTGTTCTTACTTTTATCTGGCAAAGAAGAAGTCGGAAACATGAGCGCGAACGTTTCAGAGAAGTGATGAGTAGAATGAGACAAGCTCAATTCGAAAAAGAGCAGGAGCAAACCGTAATTGCTGTTTCAGAAAGGAAAGATCCCAATCGAAAAATCATGTCAGATGCTATTGAAGCAAAGATTTTAAAGGACTTGAAAGATTTTGAAAGAGGAAATAAATATACTGATAAACAGATTTCACTTCCAATTCTTGCAGGAATGCTCAAGACCAATACGAAATATCTTTCCCATGTATTGAACACCTATTTGAATAAGGATTTTAATACCTATATCAATGAGCTCCGTATCAAATACATTATTGAAAAAATTGAGCAGGACGAAAGGTTCAAAAATTATAAACTAAGTGTTCTTGCAGAAGAATGTGGCTTCTCATCCCATAGTAAATTCTCAGCTGTTTTTAAAGCTATAACAGGTTTTTCACCATCTACTTTTTTAGCATACCTGGAAGAAAGTAAATCAGCTTAG